A window of Aurantibacillus circumpalustris genomic DNA:
CATTCAACCAAGTCTCCTTCAGCCTTTGTCCCATCCTCCAGTCTAATTTCAAAAGTGCGTCCAATATGTTTTTTGTATTGTCGGGGCAATACTAACGGCGTTGTTGCGCCATGCGAACTCACATCTAAAGCATAATCTTCTTTATCTCTATCTAAACTTCCTTCAATGACTCTACTAACAGCAACACAATCTTTAATCGTTACTCCCTCATCGCCATCAATAAAAACATTAATATGGTTATCTGAGCCAATTTTAATTCCCGTAACATACATGTTAGTTTGGTTTAAATACTGGTTTGCGAGTTGAAGAATATGTTCTTTTTTAATCAAAATTTTTGTCAATAAAATAGGGGACTTTTGTCCCCTTCCCTTTTAATCTTATTTTCAGGGCACAAATATAAGCAATATTTTATATATAAAAAAACAAAAAATATTACAAAAAAACCTTGGCCTAACCAACCTTTTGATCAAACAATTCGTCATAGTTGTATAAAGGATCCCAAAAAAGTAAAAAGAATGAAAAAAGGAACATTAAAAACGATTATAATTCTAGTGGCGTTGTTGTTTATAAACATTGAGGCGGCTCAGGCAGGGCTTGTAAACAAATTTAAGATATATATCCGTCACGAGTTTTCAGATTACCAATTATTATACTTGGTTGCAGGAGCTTTGTTTCTGGGGTTTTTAAGCTACATTGTTTTTACACCTGTTTTTATCGGTAAACGGAAGTGGGCTTGGCTGAGCTATTATTCTTACAATCCTAATCGCCATCATTATCAGAGTAAACGCGAAATGATTAAAAAAATATCGGGAATTCTTCAAAACAACTAAGCTTCAGATCAAGTTCATTACTAAACAGTTAGACTTTTTCCTTTGTTAAATATCAAGAATTTTCGAAAAAAGATCCTCAATTGTGTAGTTAAAGTTTTGTTTTAGCACCGATATTTTTATTTTTGTGGCAAAATTTTAAATCTAAAATAATGTCTGACATTGCAAACAAAGTAAAATCAATCATCGTAGATAAATTAGGTGTTGATGAAAAAGAAGTAACTCCAACAGCTAGCTTTACAAATGATTTAGGCGCTGATTCACTGGATACAGTTGAGTTAATCATGGAATTTGAAAAAGAATTTAACATCGCGATTCCTGATGAGCAAGCTGAAAAAATTGGAACCGTGGGTGATGCTATCTCTTACATTGAGGCTAACGCAAAAAACTAATTCTACCATATGCAACTAAAACGTGTAGTAGTTACAGGTCTGGGCGCTGTCACCCCATTGGGCAATAGTGTTAACGACTATTGGAACAACCTTATAAATGGAGTTAGCGGAGCTGCACCTATTACACGTTTTGATGCATCTAAATTTAAAACCCGTTTTGCCTGTGAGGTTAAAGGGTTCAATCCAGAAGATTATTTCGACAAAAAAGAAGCCAGAAAACTTGATGCTTATTCTTGGTACGGTATTGCTGCAAGTGCGCAAGCTGTTGAAGATAGCGGTTTGATGGCTGAAAATATTGATAAAAACGAGATTGGGGTTATTTGGGGTAGTGGTATTGGTGGTTTAGATACTTTCCAAACAGAAACCTTCGCTTTTGCAAAAGGTGATGGCACACCTCGTTTTAATCCTTTTTTTATTCCAAAAATGATTGCTGATATATGTAGCGGTCATATTTCTATGCGTTTTGGGTTTAGAGGACCGAATTTCACAACCGTTTCGGCTTGTGCCTCATCAACGAACGCTATGATTGATGCATTTAACTACATTCGTCTTGGAAAAGCCAACGCAATTGTTACTGGTGGTAGTGAAGCCGCTATTAATGAAAGTGGCATGGGCGGTTTTAACGCCTGTCAAGCAATGAGCACGCGGAATGAAGACGCATCTAAAGCCTCCCGTCCTTATGACAAAGATCGTGATGGTTTTGTATTGGGTGAAGGCGGTGGAGCAATTATTCTTGAAGAGTTAGAACATGCACTGGCACGTGGTGCTAAAATTTATGCCGAGATTATTGGCGGCGGAATGAGTGCTGACGCGCATCACATTACTGCCCCGCATCCTGAAGGCTTAGGTGCTACCTTAGTTATGAAACGTGCGCTTAAAGACGCTGGTTTAGCCGGAACTGAAGTAGACTACATCAATACACACGGTACAAGTACTCCGCTCGGTGATACAGCTGAATTAAAGGCTATTGTAAACGTTTTTGGCGAACATGCTTACAAACTAAACATTAGTTCCACAAAAAGCATGACGGGCCATTTATTAGGCGCTGCAGGTGCGATTGAAGCCATGGCTGCTATTCTTGCAGTTAAAAACGGCATTATCCCTCCTACAATTAACCACACAACTCCAGATCCTGAAATAGATCCTAAACTTAACTTAACACTTAACACCATGCAGAAACGTAATGTTGACGTGGCAATAAGTAATACTTTTGGTTTTGGCGGACACAACGCAGCCGTTGTGATTAGAAAATTTAATCCATAAAATTTTGGCTCTAAAAAGACTATTATCGCTATTAAATCCAAAGGATATCAAAAGCGATAAGGGTTTTAAAAACTGGATCAAATCAACAACTGGATATTCTCCAAAAAACATTTCATTATATCAGCAGGCATTTTTTCATAGCAGCATTTCTGTGAAGAGAAGCGGCACAACAGTAAGCAACGAAAGATTAGAATTTCTTGGCGATGCCTTGCTTGGCGCAATTGTTGCAGATTATCTTTTTAAAATGTATCCTTACAAGGACGAGGGTTTTCTTACACAACTCCGTAGTAAAATTGTAAACGGTCAAAGCTTAAGAGATCTTGCATTAAAATTTGGATTCAATCATTTTCTCAAGGCTAGCCTTACAAAAGACGAAAAAACAAAATCAAGTGCGTATGGCGATGCCTTCGAGGCCCTTATTGGTGCCGTTTATCTCGATATGGGTTACAACAAAACCAAAACTTTCGTTATTTCTCGTATTCTTAAAATTCATATTGACATTGATAGTCTTGCTAAAACTAACGAAGATTACAAAAGTCAATTGCAAATTTTTTGTCAAAAAAATAAATACTTACTCGAGTATAAATTATTAAGCGAGGAAAGAATTGGTGCTAATAAAATGTATGTTATTGAAGTGTATGTGAATCACAACGCCTATACAAAGTTTGAAAGTTATAGTAAACGCACCGCTGAACAAAAAGCGGCACAGCTTACTTTAGAACTATTAAATAAAGAACGTGGCTAAATATGTTTTAAATACGAGCGATGACGATCTTGATTTTGCTTTAATCGGTCTGACGTGTCTCGAAAATCAATACACTGTTTCAGCGCTTATTGATGATGCTCTTAAAATAAATCTGTTTCTCAGTGGTTACATACCTTTCAATCTTAAAGACAGTCGCGTTTTTAAATTTTCGCTTTATAATTTTCTCGATGAAGAACTTGGATTGGAGTATTTCCTAATTCCAAATAACAGCAATCTTGAAGAACCGAATCCCAATGGCCCTGCAGATAGCTCAAACGCTTACAATCTTTTTGCCGGAATAGAAGTGGACGAAAGCGTTAAGCTTATCAAGGAACTATCCAAAACAGATTATTTATTAATCTTAAAAGGCGAAGATCTTCATAATTACCAATTTAAAATTATTGAAAAA
This region includes:
- the rimP gene encoding ribosome assembly cofactor RimP, yielding MIKKEHILQLANQYLNQTNMYVTGIKIGSDNHINVFIDGDEGVTIKDCVAVSRVIEGSLDRDKEDYALDVSSHGATTPLVLPRQYKKHIGRTFEIRLEDGTKAEGDLVECNEEEVKLEYSVRENKPIGKGKITVVKQHVIKHNQIKESKIKLKY
- a CDS encoding acyl carrier protein, translating into MSDIANKVKSIIVDKLGVDEKEVTPTASFTNDLGADSLDTVELIMEFEKEFNIAIPDEQAEKIGTVGDAISYIEANAKN
- the fabF gene encoding beta-ketoacyl-ACP synthase II, with the translated sequence MQLKRVVVTGLGAVTPLGNSVNDYWNNLINGVSGAAPITRFDASKFKTRFACEVKGFNPEDYFDKKEARKLDAYSWYGIAASAQAVEDSGLMAENIDKNEIGVIWGSGIGGLDTFQTETFAFAKGDGTPRFNPFFIPKMIADICSGHISMRFGFRGPNFTTVSACASSTNAMIDAFNYIRLGKANAIVTGGSEAAINESGMGGFNACQAMSTRNEDASKASRPYDKDRDGFVLGEGGGAIILEELEHALARGAKIYAEIIGGGMSADAHHITAPHPEGLGATLVMKRALKDAGLAGTEVDYINTHGTSTPLGDTAELKAIVNVFGEHAYKLNISSTKSMTGHLLGAAGAIEAMAAILAVKNGIIPPTINHTTPDPEIDPKLNLTLNTMQKRNVDVAISNTFGFGGHNAAVVIRKFNP
- the rnc gene encoding ribonuclease III, which gives rise to MALKRLLSLLNPKDIKSDKGFKNWIKSTTGYSPKNISLYQQAFFHSSISVKRSGTTVSNERLEFLGDALLGAIVADYLFKMYPYKDEGFLTQLRSKIVNGQSLRDLALKFGFNHFLKASLTKDEKTKSSAYGDAFEALIGAVYLDMGYNKTKTFVISRILKIHIDIDSLAKTNEDYKSQLQIFCQKNKYLLEYKLLSEERIGANKMYVIEVYVNHNAYTKFESYSKRTAEQKAAQLTLELLNKERG
- a CDS encoding IPExxxVDY family protein, coding for MAKYVLNTSDDDLDFALIGLTCLENQYTVSALIDDALKINLFLSGYIPFNLKDSRVFKFSLYNFLDEELGLEYFLIPNNSNLEEPNPNGPADSSNAYNLFAGIEVDESVKLIKELSKTDYLLILKGEDLHNYQFKIIEKLKNLPEIIQIQAIEPQDLPSRRNLIF